Below is a genomic region from Eupeodes corollae chromosome 1, idEupCoro1.1, whole genome shotgun sequence.
atcatcaataaatattataaataacaaaggaccaagatgactaccttgagggacacctGACGTACATCTAATACGTCTTGAAGTATATTCCTCTGTTTTTACTTCTTGCACTCTACCAATTAGGAATGAGCCGATCCACTGAAGTAGACTTCAAGCTTACAAACCAATATATTGTGACATACAGAATCGATGCCTTTGCTGAAGTCAGTATAAATAGCATCAACTTGGCTTTGGGTTTCCATAGATTCAACCacgaaagaagaaaaacaagctaAATTAGTAACGGTCGATCTTTCAGAAATAAATCCGGGTTGGGCACTACTAACATGTTCCTTCACAAGtaaatcaagttttattttaattgaactttCAAAAAGCTTATGAATGGCAGATAACTTACAAATTCCCTTATAGTTTTCAACGTTGTTTTTAGAGcccgatttaaaaattggattcaAGAAAGGTGATTTCCATTCGTCCAGAAATATTCCATAAGACAAAGAatggttaaaaataataagcagaGATAGGCAAAGAGAATTAAAGCATCGTCTTAAGACAATCGCAGGATTGCCATCCACACGAGTTTTAGCGTTGGGTTTGAGACTTTGTAATCCTTCTAAAAAATCAGCAGAATTAAGCTGTATGGACCCAATATCCACTTTGGGCTGATCATTAGAAGGAATGAAAGCATATCCCTTAGCGTTAGAGTATACGGATTCAAAATACTGAGTTCAAGTGTCTTACTTACCTCAGTAGATTCTTCACCTTTAAAATTCATAGAGTTGGCAATCCCAATTGATTTCtgtttagaattaataaaagattAGAATCGCTTTGGGTCGCATTTTAACCCGAAAACGCATCGTCTCACGTTTGGTCTCCAAAGGACTTAATTGgtacattttttatagcgttttaaaactaatattggacgtttgttaaattatatctggcatttttaatatctccaaatttacaattttgaaaatttttagataatattttcaaacttttttttgttggaaaacccATTTCCCATTCCCTTAGATTTAGTAcactttttgtatttacattATAACCAGGTATAAAAAACAGGCTGCATATTAAAAAAtccataatgttgaaaataattttttcgggTATATAAGTACGTGTGACTCGTTCTAAACTTCACTAATTACGTACAAATTGTCAGTTGTGCAAACAAGTGTCTTTATATAAATATCTgcgttttaaagtttaaaaaaaaactcttacgtACGGCCAGAGGTTTTTGTCGGCTAAAGAACTAGAAGATTTGTTAATGAATCCTAGTtcagatgaagatgatgaaTTGAACCAGAAAGTAGATAAAGCTATTGAAACAAACGTGATTATTTTGCCTccaaaaaatgatgttttgagTGACCATGAAGAAATTGATGATAACGTCCAATTATTGGAAGACGTGAACATATTGCCAAATGAACTAGCCGGTGTATTAGAGCTCGAATGCTTATTAGATTATCCGCAATGTGAGCCAAATGATTCAGAAAATGCAACAACATCACAAAATATTGCATATATTACAACTTCTAAAAAGGAAATGAAGTCTTATCAATATAAATTACCAAAGTGGTCAAAGAGCCATCGAGTTGGCTTTTCAAATACTCCAAAAGACTTATCAAGTGAAAAGATTCAAGCGATCTATAACAAAATaggtaagtttaaaataaaaacactcagAACTTCCTAAGTGGAATCCAATCCTTTTTTCTTGTAGGAAGTTTCAATCCTCTtcttacttacatacttaaggtggcgctacaatcctgtatgaactagggcatcaaccaacaaacttctccatctagctcggtccctagctagacgtctccagtttcgcgctccaagttgggtgaggtcaccttccacttgtgcgccccacctaatccgcggtcttcctttactgcgctgtcttgggcgtggattcgaagactttccgggccggagcattggcttccatgcgctctacgtgacccagccatcttagtcagtggacttttacccttctggctaggtctacgtcgctgtacagcctgtacagctcgtcgttccatcttctcctccactccccttcgatgcatacgggaccgtagatcacacgaagaacttttctctcgaaacgacccaaggtgcattcatccgcttttgtcatagtccatgcttctgcaccgtataccaagacggggatgataagggtcttatatagcaacactttggtccctcgagagaggactttaccactcaattgctttcttagtccaaagaaacagcggttagcaagagttattctgcgtttgatctcagcgttggtgttgttttctgcgtttacagcggagcctgggtagacgaagtccttgactacctcaaaaagttacttctgtcgatggtgacgttttgaccaagacgtcggtgttgtaggtccctTCTTGGTCTGCggtcttccgattatgtcaatgtcatgagcatatgctagtaattggacagacttttgaaagaaagtgcctctaatgttgacgtttgagctctgcaATATTccttcaagtacgatgttaaaaaatcgtaTGACAGCCCAATCTttttgaattctccatggtcatcctgcacaaacggacgagtttggcagggatgccaaaactagacgtggctctatacagctcgtccctgtatatggtGTTATATGCGgaattgaaatcgatgaaaagatggtgggtgtcgatttgatgttcttgggttttttccaggatctgccgtaatgtttgaatatttgatctactgtggactttcccggtctaaaaccacactgataaggacctatcaggttgttgacgatgggctttagcgttcacatattacggcagagaagattttataggagatgttaagtagactgttttcaggatcgggcaaacaatactgaggttccattcatcgggcatgctttcttccgaatatatcttacagataagttggtgcatgctcctaaccaacttatctccagctgctttaaagagctcggcattcaagccatccactcgagcggctttattagacttcagcttagatatggcaatctttacttcgtctaagtcgggaggacgggattgttggctttcgtcgtctatgttgaatggatcatcctgcctgacagcggttttaggtttatgttcgtaaatttcgtttcacctgttcataaaactttccaacttcattcctgcttttaaacctcttaacatcttcgaccgcacacttctcatgccctctttttccttctgagaagtcggcgttcctctcgcctcttctgctcatagagctcatgagcagctctcgtccttttatgcagcgccgctttgcgtgcctgttgtttgactgcatttgcctgccgacattcctcatcaaaccaggggttccttgttgatatttgatattttagttggtggctgtttgaaacccagcacatcagaggcgtcttctctgattgcatcttggcaataatgccactggttttcgatatatTGAGTtgacggcagagaacttcgagaggggttacttgtaactcggtccgaaaaggatttggcgatcttttGCTATTGTAGCCGTTAGACGTTGTATTCTCTTCCAGCATCTCCCAgctttgccttgggtctgaaaacccgaagtgctaccttggctacaacgaggtagtggtccgagtcgatgttagctcctcggaaagttcggacatgcatgatgctggaagcgtgtctggcgtcgatcgcaatatggtcaatctagttgacggtagattgatctgggaAACTCTaaagtgtggaaaacgcgtactgtctatcatgacgtttcaccccgcagcaaaatctatgagcctgaatccgttgtaggaagtgttgtcgtgcaggctgttcttcccgattattccaccaaagatgtcgtcccttcctagcttggcattaaaatcgcccaggactattttaatatagctagggcactgctcatatgttttgtgtagaagctcgaagaacatatctttggtgttgtcgtctttctcttctgtgggtgcgtgcgcgcatatcacggtaatgttgccgaatttagccttgatgcgtatggtcatgaggcgctcgttggtGCACCTATAGCTCTGCCTAAGTCTGGccccaatgacgaagccgcaaccaaataagcgctgttggtgttgtggtagcagtcaccatagtaaatatcacagtttttcatcctctttttgcccggctcTTAATATTTCCTGGATGGGTCTAGTCTAGGGCCTCCGATAATTCTTCGGCTGCTCGTGCTCTATTAAGGGACCTTTCATTCCACATTCATAcgcaaagttcgttgtccttaattcgtttacgtggattgtcaacagtaaatccgtccgtatccgaggattgttggtgcttcgcaactgggTTTTCTTTATGTGGTCTGTAAGTCACCCTAAGGCGCTACCTTCAACCTGAAACAAATaacattaagaaataaaaaggccAACGAAAATTGCATGCTCAATACAGATATatgtaatgtatgtatttttaatattttatgaatattctgtttactaatttttctttttttttatacaacttagattctaattaaaattataataatataagttttaataCATAACTATTATTCTACTAAACCAAGCCTAACAAACTCTAAAAAATTATGCTCTTTTATtgcattctttttattttgttttgtgttgttttttctatttgatgattttttttttttaattgttgttattaAATCTAATTTAACTTAAACTCTTTTGATTTcatctttgttgttgttttatggAAATATGGAAAACATGGAGCGTTAAACATagtcgttttttgtttttgttttgttttatgaggAAGATAGAAAAGGTTGAGGAATAGAATtcccaaaagaaataaaaagaaaagttaaattaaaaaaatctaattcaatattttttttttgtttttttcctaaAAGAAAGAGACACATTGTGATCTTGTGTGTTTGCGTTTTGGATGTTAAAACAATGGGGTTTGATTTGTTATGAGTACACCACCATTGTTGCCATTTGGTGGTTCTGGACTGTGACGTTGCTTCTTGcgtttcttttccttttttcgttttttgcgTTCTTTGTCGTCTTCgtgacgtttttgttttttatgtttcttttcaTAAGTTTCCAATCCGGCTGAatctataaaaacaacaaaaacaaattgttgttggaaacaaaaattaactcagTTTGTATGAGGCTATTACCCATGAGAGAATTCTCTGGTGGAACAGCACCATCCTTGTGCTTATGCTTTTTGTGTTTATTCTTATGTTTCCTTTGGGGTGTTGTATTCAATGCTCGATATTGTTCAGGAAGCTACAAATAAAGGAaaaattgttgtgttttttagtGATAATTGCCTTTGGCTTTTGATGATTTGATGAAGGAGGACGGAGGAGTGTTTGGAAACTTACTGGACCAGTGTGCAAACGGAAACCTGCCAGTTGGACGCTCGTCAATGGGAGTAGTTCCTTGCCCACAATGGGTGGTTTTTCCATTATGCTGCGCAATGTGCTGTTTTCCTgtacattaaaaattaacatgaaTAAATAGATGCATGTTTTTTATGCCACAGAAGGGGGTGGTAGATAGAACAAAGCTCAAATTCGaagtatttaaatttagaatgcGGAACAGGTACACATTTTGAAGAGCTCAACGAAAAACCTATCTTAAATGGCTCCAAAAACAGGCTTTGACACAGTGAAACTTAAGAAATGCCAGCTCATCTCTTTCTTACCAAATTGTTCATCCCATCAAAGATTCCAGGAAGATTTGGCAAAAACGACGATAGAGACTCTTTAACTTTCTTATCCTTGAATTTGGTCAGAGTGTGATGAAGTCCATACTCAGTCATTAGGTCTTTATCTCCAGTCAATTCACCCtttccttgaaaaaaaagaagagtagAAAAGGTCAGATAAACAACAAGTGAATTCCAAGAGAAACAGCGAACAAGTACCTGGTGGTTCTTTCATCGAATAAAATGGTCCACTATGAACAATCGATGGATTCTTCCCCAGCGAAATGGTCGTCTTCAGAGTTCCCGACGAATCCTGCCGTGAAACAACTGGCGACCGACCACCGCGCGGCGATGATTTCGGGCTAAACGGTTCCATTTTACGGAACTGATCGCCCATCATTACATTCCCGTAGTTCATCATTATTTTTGGTTCTTTTCGATTCGAGACCTTTTCTTTCTCAAGGTACGATTGcgattcaaacaaaaagaataaaagaagatGTGTGGAAAGAATTATGGAATTTTCACTAAAAagtaaatctttttcttttttctttctttctcccCTTTTGCGTTTCAGGGCAAGCGAGAGAATTGGAAATTTAATTCCCTTAACGCCAACACCTTAAACGGGTGGGTGAAATTATCCGTAAGCAAATTATTGAGTTTTATTCAAtggaaatttattgttttgattttgaataatgactattaaagaaattttaatgcaaattaaaatttttgctaGACTTCCACTACTGGGGAACTTTTCAGCATTAACGCCATCTTGAAACTGATGTGACAGATGGTAGAGATGGTGGTGGagaaaaaaagctgtcaaatttgTTGGTGATTGGTGAAGTTAGTGAAGAAATTCCCAAATTAGGGGATATTATGAATTATGGCATAATTACACCTAAGGATGGGAACACAATGGGTGCAGTTTCATGAAATTGACAGTTGGCGGCGGTGTTTACATTGATTTGCTTTGAGGTTTccatataaaatgtatttttcttagACGTgtagttttaaagataaaacgtatttaattaaattttatggccaaaaattaagtttaattataataaatcgttttttaaattattttgggtAAATTTCAGATTCCCGACCAATTTTTGCAGTTATAGTTTCCGTATTTCATCAATATTTCACCGAATAATCTCTTCCGAGTTGTCAATCTCAGTTTTAAACATAGA
It encodes:
- the LOC129942088 gene encoding mediator of RNA polymerase II transcription subunit 19, whose protein sequence is MMNYGNVMMGDQFRKMEPFSPKSSPRGGRSPVVSRQDSSGTLKTTISLGKNPSIVHSGPFYSMKEPPGKGELTGDKDLMTEYGLHHTLTKFKDKKVKESLSSFLPNLPGIFDGMNNLENSTLRSIMEKPPIVGKELLPLTSVQLAGFRLHTGPLPEQYRALNTTPQRKHKNKHKKHKHKDGAVPPENSLMDSAGLETYEKKHKKQKRHEDDKERKKRKKEKKRKKQRHSPEPPNGNNGGVLITNQTPLF